In Suncus etruscus isolate mSunEtr1 chromosome 9, mSunEtr1.pri.cur, whole genome shotgun sequence, the genomic window GGCCAGGTGGGCTCCTCCCTCGCCGCCACCTTCCCTGGAGAAGTCCCTGATGAAGCGGCCTCGCTCCGACTGAAAGATGAACTTCTGGGGCAAGGGTCCGTGCTCCCGGAGAAACCCCCAGACGCTGAGCAGCAGCAGGCGCACCTCAAAAGGGGCCAACTGGCTGAATATCTCGTGCATGTTACCCAGAGCTGGTGGCAGGAGGCTGCCCTCTGCCATGACGGCCACCAGGGTGCAGGAGGCCTCCAGGTGCCAGGGGGAGTGGGTTGTATCGGGATGGCGGGAGGCTTCCCAATGGCCCAACAGGGCGGCCAGCAGGCCCCGGAGCAGCACCGAGCAGTAGCACAGGGCTGGTGGGGCAGCGGCGACCAGCTTCAGCAGCTCGAAGAGCAGGGGCTGTTCCCTGAAGCGTCGGCCGATGCGGAGATCCCGCTCCACGGTGGCCCGGGCGTGCTCCTCGGGAGGCCAGGCCAGTTCAGCACCTGCTGCATCTGGACACACACTCTCCACCAAGGTCACTGCCACGGCTTTGGCGGCCTCCGGGCTCAGGGTGGGTGCTCCCCAGCAGCCCCCACATTCGGTGCTCCCCGGGGCACTACAACAGCGCACCAGGAGATTGAAGAGGCTCTGGGTGTTATAGATGACTTCGTGTGGCTTGCGGGGCTGCACGCACTTGGGTGGCTTGAGGCCCCGGCCGATGACTCCGGCGTGGAAAACTGACCAGATGCCTCCGGGACCGGGCACTGCTGCAGTGTGACGTCGGTTCGTGTCCAACAGGGAAGCAGAGGTCAAAGGAGCTGAGACCACTGACAGCGTCTCATCCTCCCCATCCACCTCTCCTCCAAACAGTTCTGTGTTGCCCCGATGCAAAGCTCCCTCGACCAGCAGCTGCAGGACTGCCTTGAGGCCGGCTGGGGAGGTCTGAGAGAGGCGGGCGAGAAGCTGCGAGGCCGAAGCCACCCCGGGGGGCCCGTGCAGTCTGAGAGAGGCAAAGAAGCGATGCACCCCAGCTCGCACCAGCCCCAGGAGTTGGGAGGGGGACAGGGATTCCGGGGGAAAGGGACAGATGGCCAGAAGGGAGGCAGCGGCGTCGGCTACTTCTTCTTCGGGATGCAAGAGGAGAGGCGCCAGGTCAGACAGATGGGCAGAGGCCGACTCCCCGAATCGggccccgagtgctgctgggccCTCCCCACCCTGCTGCTCCCACCCTACTAGCAGTGCTAAGTTGCGCAGGAACCGGGCGGTGAAGGGAGGCTGTAAAGTCCCAGCATGTATCCGAGCCAGGCAGCTTCGGAAGGCCAGGGGCAGGAGGCCAGAGAGACTGACCACCAGCCCTGCGTATAGCTGGGTTGCTAAGCTCAACTCTTCGGGGCTCCGGGCCCGGCTCAGCAGATGGCCCAAGGCCTCAGGTCCGCAGCTTGGCCGGGTATAGACAGAGAGCAGCCCCAAAAGCTGGTGTTGCCAGAGGAATCGCTTCCGTTCCAACCGCAGAGTCTCTCCGCACAGTTCTCCAACATGGTTCCTTAGGGCATCAAGGAAGGGCACAGGCCGGGGCAGCGGGGGTGGGCCTAGCACCCCTTCCCCGGGAGACCCGCCCCGGTGATGAACCAGTTTTTGCAGGTGGAGCAGCAGCAGCTGGATCAGGCGGTCACAAGCCTCGCGGACCGTGTCCGGCACGGCCAGGCCCTGCGTCGTGATGACCGAAGCCGGCATGGCGGTGTCCACCAGGAAGTGCAGCAGGCGGTAGGCGCCGGCCCCGGAGGCCTGGCTCACCAGATGCACGGCCAGGTTCAGCATGTTGTCCAGCTCCTCGCGGGGGAACCCTTGCAGATGTTGCTGCAGCTGGCTGAGCACGGCGGGGGGCTTCAGGCAGTCCACCAGCTCCCCTGACACAGTGCCCAGCAGAGCTGGTGACATGACTGCAAGCTGCAGCAGGAAAGGAACTGTGGCCTGCAGGGATGGGTCCCCGCTGCGACCCCCGGAGCCACCAGCCAGGCTCTCATGGAACATACGAAGGAGCTCCCGCCGGATGCTATCTCCGTGGCGGGaagccaagtgcccaagaatgCCCACCACTGAGGCAATCTTAGGCACCCGCTTCTCCGCAGGGAGAGCAGGAGATCCAGGAAAGGAGTCTGCAGAGGGATTTTGGGAAGCGCTTCCGCCACTACCACCAGCACTAGCCCCACCGTGAACACAGAAATCCTTGAGGCCGCAGGAGAGGACTCGGGAGATGATGGTGCCAGGGAAAGAGGAGCCGATGTGTGCCACCACCCAATCGAAGTGAGGCGAATGCTGGACAGACGTATCCAGCAAGGCATCGACGCAAGCATCTGGGCAACTACCAATGAGAGCAGAGAGACACTGCACATAGATGTCCATGAGCGTGCGGGTGGCCCGGCAGCCCATCCACAGCTGCAGCAACTCATTCAGGGAGCCAGTGGCGTGGGGCACACGCTGGTGCTGGCCCGAGTATGAGCTACTCAGCTGCCCCATGAGGTCAATGGACCACGCGCTTATCACTGGTGCCCAGGCTTTTGGGTTGGCCCGGATGAACTCAGACAGCACCTGCTGGACTTCCTGGACCACATCCTCAAGACCGGGCCCCCCCGCAGGGACATGGGAGGGTGGTGGTGGGCGGAGGTGAGGGGGGCCGGGTACTGGGCTTTCTTCCAGAGCAGCCAAGTGGGCACGGACACTTTCATCAAAGACCCCTCGCAAGTGGTCGAGCACCGCAGCCCGAGCGGGTGGCAGagagcggaggaggaggaggccacaGCGGGCATGTTCCCGGGCAGAGAGCTGGTGGCCCAGAATGGGGTCCACGCCAGTCAGAAACGCCTTGATTTCCTGGGACAGCTCCTGGGCACTGTAAGGAGGCAAAAGCAGCAAACTTAGATTAAAaccattaattatttattaaaaacattcacACACTCATCACTCGCTAAATGCTATTCTATCATTTATTCTAAACCATTTTAAACAACTCAGGAGTCTGCCAGGTACTACTTGAATCACTTCACATGAGTTACTGCAACACAGATTATAACTTGGAACCCTACGGTGAGACCATTTTACAAAGAAATTGCAGTCACATCATCATCAGTCTTAATGAGCTCCAAAAATGTATTAACCACTTGTGAGCTTTTCAACCTGGAACCCCGTATCTGCTGTCTGGTACTCAATAAACATTAGTGGGTAAAGCAACAGCACAGTAAAGcacaacacagcaggtagagtatttgccttgcaagcatctaacccaggacagacccaggttggaaccccagcaccccatatggtccctgagcctgccaggagcgatttctgagtgaagagccaggaataacccgagtgccgctgagtgcggcccccccaaaatccaaaaaccaataaaaatatcaaaataaataaacatgagtGGCTTACATtccctatatattttaaaaacacgtTCAAAATACTGGGGGAGAGGAGGACCTGAGCACTCCCGCACACCCGGCAACACAAGTGCTCTCCTACTGAAGGCTGCAATTTAGTGCGAAGAATCAGGGGAGCACAAAACTGTGAGCCCCATGAGAGGGCTCCCCTCTGGCAGGAGGTTTCTCCCCACATTCTGCCAGCATCTTATCTCTGCCTGCTGCCACTTGAACTTTCACTTCCCAACGTCCTCTAAGTCCTGTCCTGGTGCAGAgaaatcggggggggggggggtgttcccaGTGCACACAAGAGGATGCTTTCCAGCATCCCTGTCCCCGCTGAAGCTGAAGCTGAAGCTCCATGCCTGCGTTATGCAAAGAGGCAGAAATCCTTTCCCCGGAGTCTCTTGGCTGCAAGGCTGCAGGGAGTAGCATCCCGTGCAACTAACTGACCAGGCTCCCTGATGCCCCCAAGAGCAACAAGACCCTTAAGGGGTGTCTGTGCaggagcaaaaagaaaaaagaaaaaggaaaagaaaagaaagggaccaGCCTGGGGGTTTCTGGTCTGGGCCTGGTCCCCCAAGAAGTCAGGGGGTGCCTGGGTTCTCTTCTCAG contains:
- the INTS5 gene encoding integrator complex subunit 5, with the translated sequence MSALCDPPGAPGPPGPAPAAHGPAPLSAQELSQEIKAFLTGVDPILGHQLSAREHARCGLLLLRSLPPARAAVLDHLRGVFDESVRAHLAALEESPVPGPPHLRPPPPSHVPAGGPGLEDVVQEVQQVLSEFIRANPKAWAPVISAWSIDLMGQLSSSYSGQHQRVPHATGSLNELLQLWMGCRATRTLMDIYVQCLSALIGSCPDACVDALLDTSVQHSPHFDWVVAHIGSSFPGTIISRVLSCGLKDFCVHGGASAGGSGGSASQNPSADSFPGSPALPAEKRVPKIASVVGILGHLASRHGDSIRRELLRMFHESLAGGSGGRSGDPSLQATVPFLLQLAVMSPALLGTVSGELVDCLKPPAVLSQLQQHLQGFPREELDNMLNLAVHLVSQASGAGAYRLLHFLVDTAMPASVITTQGLAVPDTVREACDRLIQLLLLHLQKLVHHRGGSPGEGVLGPPPLPRPVPFLDALRNHVGELCGETLRLERKRFLWQHQLLGLLSVYTRPSCGPEALGHLLSRARSPEELSLATQLYAGLVVSLSGLLPLAFRSCLARIHAGTLQPPFTARFLRNLALLVGWEQQGGEGPAALGARFGESASAHLSDLAPLLLHPEEEVADAAASLLAICPFPPESLSPSQLLGLVRAGVHRFFASLRLHGPPGVASASQLLARLSQTSPAGLKAVLQLLVEGALHRGNTELFGGEVDGEDETLSVVSAPLTSASLLDTNRRHTAAVPGPGGIWSVFHAGVIGRGLKPPKCVQPRKPHEVIYNTQSLFNLLVRCCSAPGSTECGGCWGAPTLSPEAAKAVAVTLVESVCPDAAGAELAWPPEEHARATVERDLRIGRRFREQPLLFELLKLVAAAPPALCYCSVLLRGLLAALLGHWEASRHPDTTHSPWHLEASCTLVAVMAEGSLLPPALGNMHEIFSQLAPFEVRLLLLSVWGFLREHGPLPQKFIFQSERGRFIRDFSREGGGEGGAHLAVLHSVLHRNIDRLGPFSGRFQAPSSTFLRQGT